In a genomic window of Anomaloglossus baeobatrachus isolate aAnoBae1 unplaced genomic scaffold, aAnoBae1.hap1 Scaffold_2781, whole genome shotgun sequence:
- the LOC142265843 gene encoding uncharacterized protein LOC142265843 → MDMDRDKMAERILHLTLEILFRLTGEDYTVVKKTSSERCQAPVSEGWGRPLSPITGPPSHPPIHEDINDQKILELTYKMIELLTGEVPIRCQDVTIYFSMEEWEYLEGHKDLYKDVMMEVPQPLTSPVLSSKRITPERCPRPLLPQDCNQEDPDVPQDVFPPTLSSRDCIGSSDGSLISSEFITDNDNITHNTYEEHDVVPNLPPVLLRKALSSDLFKQDQNSNHQKTLTGEKPYSYSEYGKCFMQKSKLVGHKRSHSREKSFSCSVCGKCFIQKSDFVRHQKIHTGEKPFSCSECEKCFSQKSNLVTHQKIHTRVKPFSCSECGKCFIQKKELVGHQRSHTGEKPFSCSECGKCFIRKSELVRHQKIHTGEKPFSCSECGKCFIQKLELVWHQRSHTGEKPFSCSECGKCFIRKSELVEHQKFHTGDKPFSCSECGKCFIQKSDLVRHHKIHTGEKPV, encoded by the exons atggatatggacagggacaagatggcggagaggatattacacctcaccctagagatcctcttccggcttactggagag gattacacagtagtgaagaagacctctagtgagcgctgtcaggcccctgtgtctgagggatggggaagacccctgagtccaatcacggggcctccatctcaccccccgatacatgaggacatcaatgaccagaagatcctagaactcacctacaagatgattgagctgctgactggagag gttcctataaggtgtcaggacgtcaccatctatttctccatggaggagtgggagtatttagaagggcacaaagatctgtacaaggacgtcatgatggaggttccccagcccctcacatcaccag ttctatccagtaagaggataacaccagagagatgtccccgtcctcttctcccacaggactgtaaccaagaagatcccgatgttcctcaggatgtgtttcctccaactctatcct CacgtgactgtattgggagttcagatggatctctaatatcttcagaatttataaccgaTAATGACAATATCACACATAATACATATGAAGAACATGATGTTGTCCCAAATTTACCTCCAGTCCTTCTTCGGAAAGCTctgtcatctgatcttttcaaacaagaccaaaattccaatcatcaaaaaactctcactggggagaagccatattcatattcagaatatgggaaatgttttatgcagaaatcaaaacttgttgggCATAAAAGATCTCACTCcagggagaagtcattttcatgttcagtgtgtgggaaatgttttattcagaaatcagattttgttaggcatcagaaaattcacacaggggagaagccattttcatgttcagagtgtgaaaaatgttttagtcagaaatcaaaccttgttacacatcagaaaattcacacacgggtgaagccattttcatgttcagagtgtgggaaatgttttattcagaaaaaagaACTTGTtggacatcaaagatctcacacaggggagaagccattttcatgttcagagtgtggcaaatgttttattcggaaatcagaacttgttagacatcagaaaattcacacaggggagaagccattttcatgttcagagtgtgggaaatgttttattcagaaattagaacttgtttggcatcaaagatctcacacaggggagaagccattttcatgttcagagtgtgggaaatgttttattcggaaatcagaacttgttgagcatcaaaaatTTCACAccggggacaagccattttcatgttcagagtgtggaaaatgttttattcagaaatcagaccttgttagacatcacaaaattcacacaggggagaagcctgtgTGA